One region of Polaribacter pectinis genomic DNA includes:
- a CDS encoding patatin-like phospholipase family protein, which produces MKKYIFLLFILISFSVFSQKKQPKIGLVLSGGGAKGFAHIGVLKEIDKAGIQLDYIGGTSMGAIIGGLYAAGYSANQIEEIVLKTDFLTLIRDRLPRSSETFFEKEYGEKTVITLPVNKGRVGLPRGISKGQNVLNLLLELFDSVDGNQDFSKLSIPFFCIATDVENGSPVILEKGSLPIALRASGSFPSLLNPVDVGDKLLVDGGIANNFPVSVMKNKGIDIVIGVDVEGKLFQKDKINSVVALLNQIMSYQMYSKTDEEIKKLDVYIHPEIQSYTVVDFDKKNEILEKGNIEAKKYTKVFEEIAAKQIVKRKRKTLKFSTKKLLISSIGIDGAENYTRAYVLGKLNIKEGDSLSRNDITKKIYLLSATRNYNRIEYNLIKKIDKSYLLDFKVKESDENANLQIGVHYDLLYKSSVLATYNQKHLLKDNDLFSLDMILGDNLRYNLSYFVDNGFYVSYGFRSRYNHFRSNSKFNQVSNLPNVSKVNLSYSDITNQTFFQTTFNRKFALGLGLEHKWVRAATETLASTVNPDGIIDKSHYYNVFGYLKLDTYNKRYFATKGYFADLNFKWYMASSDYNKDFKMFSQGKGTIGFATSFGDRFTFQNTNEAGFTFGKPTSNIFDFYLGDYNQNYINTFVSLYGYEFTAMSNNSFVKSQFDFRYRVGERHYFSVIANYARLEENVFKNIDLFDNIKSGYALGYSYDSFLGPVELKYSWSPDTKKRYWLFNLGFWF; this is translated from the coding sequence ATGAAAAAATATATATTCCTCCTTTTTATTTTGATTTCTTTCTCTGTTTTTTCACAAAAAAAGCAACCTAAAATAGGTTTGGTTTTAAGTGGTGGTGGCGCAAAAGGATTTGCACATATTGGGGTTTTAAAAGAGATAGACAAAGCCGGAATTCAATTAGATTATATTGGCGGAACAAGTATGGGAGCTATAATTGGAGGTTTATACGCTGCTGGTTATTCTGCAAATCAAATAGAAGAAATAGTTTTAAAAACAGATTTTTTAACCCTTATAAGAGACAGGTTGCCAAGAAGTTCTGAAACTTTTTTTGAGAAAGAATATGGAGAAAAAACGGTTATAACATTGCCTGTAAATAAAGGACGAGTTGGTTTGCCTAGAGGTATTTCTAAAGGACAGAATGTATTAAATTTATTGTTAGAATTATTCGATTCTGTAGATGGGAATCAAGATTTTTCTAAACTTTCTATCCCTTTTTTCTGTATTGCTACAGATGTAGAAAATGGTTCGCCAGTAATATTAGAAAAAGGTTCTTTACCAATTGCATTAAGAGCTAGTGGTTCTTTTCCATCTCTTTTAAACCCTGTGGATGTTGGAGACAAACTTTTAGTAGATGGTGGTATTGCTAATAATTTTCCTGTAAGTGTAATGAAAAATAAAGGAATAGATATTGTTATTGGAGTAGATGTAGAAGGTAAGTTATTTCAAAAAGACAAAATTAATTCTGTTGTTGCATTATTAAACCAAATTATGAGCTATCAAATGTATAGCAAAACAGATGAGGAAATTAAGAAATTAGATGTTTACATTCATCCAGAAATACAAAGTTACACAGTTGTAGATTTTGACAAAAAGAATGAAATTTTAGAAAAAGGAAATATTGAGGCAAAAAAATACACAAAAGTTTTTGAAGAAATAGCGGCTAAACAAATTGTAAAAAGAAAAAGAAAAACATTAAAGTTTTCTACAAAGAAACTTTTAATATCGTCTATAGGTATTGATGGTGCAGAAAATTATACAAGAGCTTATGTTCTTGGAAAACTGAATATTAAAGAAGGAGATAGTTTGTCTAGAAATGATATTACTAAAAAAATATACTTATTATCTGCAACTAGAAATTATAATAGAATAGAGTACAACCTAATAAAGAAAATAGACAAAAGCTATTTGTTAGATTTTAAAGTAAAGGAATCTGACGAAAATGCAAATCTTCAAATTGGTGTTCATTATGATTTGCTATATAAATCTAGTGTTTTGGCAACTTACAATCAAAAACATTTACTTAAAGACAATGACTTGTTTTCTTTAGATATGATTTTGGGAGATAACTTAAGGTATAATTTAAGCTATTTTGTAGATAATGGTTTTTATGTTAGTTATGGTTTTAGGTCTAGATATAATCATTTTAGAAGTAATTCTAAATTTAACCAAGTTTCTAATTTACCAAATGTAAGTAAGGTTAATTTAAGTTATTCAGATATTACAAATCAAACTTTTTTTCAAACTACATTTAATAGAAAATTTGCTTTAGGACTTGGTTTAGAACATAAATGGGTTAGAGCCGCTACAGAAACTTTAGCATCTACAGTAAACCCAGATGGTATTATAGATAAAAGTCATTATTACAATGTTTTTGGGTATTTAAAACTAGATACTTACAATAAAAGATACTTTGCAACCAAAGGTTATTTTGCAGATTTAAACTTTAAATGGTACATGGCATCATCAGATTATAATAAAGATTTTAAAATGTTTTCTCAAGGAAAAGGTACTATAGGTTTTGCTACTTCTTTTGGTGATAGATTTACGTTTCAGAATACAAATGAAGCAGGTTTTACATTTGGTAAACCAACTTCTAATATTTTCGATTTTTATTTAGGAGATTATAACCAGAATTACATAAATACTTTTGTTTCTCTTTATGGTTATGAGTTTACAGCAATGTCTAATAACTCTTTTGTTAAATCTCAATTCGATTTTAGATATAGAGTAGGAGAAAGGCATTATTTTTCTGTAATAGCAAACTACGCAAGACTAGAAGAAAATGTTTTTAAAAACATAGATTTATTTGACAATATAAAATCTGGTTACGCTTTAGGTTACAGTTACGATTCTTTTTTAGGTCCTGTAGAACTTAAATATAGTTGGTCTCCAGATACTAAAAAAAGATATTGGCTATTTAATTTAGGGTTTTGGTTTTAG
- a CDS encoding cation transporter — protein sequence MKVQKIIYSIAIVCFVLIGCKENKEPKKEVKKESVALAISGMTCEIGCAKTIQSKLSKKEGVIDAKVVFTDSIANIEFDANTTSKKDLIAFVDGIAGGDLYKASESTSTNTSKEHNCSDACKEKCEHKMGDKTACKEDCKMACCADKKS from the coding sequence ATGAAAGTTCAAAAAATAATATACTCAATTGCAATTGTTTGTTTCGTTTTAATAGGATGTAAAGAAAACAAAGAACCTAAAAAAGAAGTAAAAAAAGAAAGTGTGGCATTAGCCATTTCTGGTATGACTTGCGAGATTGGTTGTGCAAAAACAATTCAATCTAAATTATCTAAAAAAGAAGGTGTTATAGATGCTAAAGTAGTTTTTACTGATAGTATTGCTAATATAGAATTTGACGCAAATACAACTTCTAAAAAAGACTTAATTGCTTTTGTAGATGGTATTGCTGGTGGAGATTTATACAAAGCTTCTGAAAGTACATCAACAAATACATCTAAAGAACACAACTGTTCTGATGCTTGTAAAGAAAAATGCGAGCATAAAATGGGTGACAAAACAGCATGTAAAGAAGATTGTAAAATGGCTTGTTGTGCAGACAAGAAAAGCTAG
- a CDS encoding inorganic phosphate transporter, whose product MGDPYILMLVALAVLAIVDLVVGVSNDAVNFLNSAIGSKAISVRNIMIIASLGVFFGAITSSGMMEVARKGIFNPSMFMFQDIMFIFMAVMITDILLLDIFNSLGMPTSTTVSIVFELLGAAVCISLIKISANDSQSISDIWNYINHKKALEIINGILLSVVVAFSVGALVQFVSRLIYSFNFEKRATYINALFGGFAITAITYFIIIKGMKGTPFYGDVKHLIEGNTIGIIAGSFVAWSLISQLLISAFKINILKLIIGVGTFSLAMAFSGNDLVNFVGVPIAAWNSYQAWEVSGVAADAFSMGILAKKVPSNVWLLLLAGGVMVVTLWTSSKAQNVIKTGIDLSRQGEGHEKFQPNPLSRVVVRAAMAINTGISYIVPKSTLEFIDSKFQKPVIELPKDKTFELPAFDLVRAAVNLIVAGILISIATSMKLPLSTTYVTFMVAMGTSLADRAWGRESAVYRVAGVLNVIGGWFLTAITAFLAAAVVAYLISWNVVMIPILLAVVALLIGRNTLIHRKNTKEVKKQEYIERAELITINGVIEESADHISEVISRVNKLYTNVVNDLANHDLNKLRKTDKHVKKLNDEIDGLKDGVFYFIKSLDDTSVQASRFYIMVLGYLQDVAQSISYISRASYKHVNNNHKNLKKGQIKDLKEIDIQLSTLLNKEAAIFENRDLDDLNALLIEKNQLLKNVSASIEKQVARIRTDETSPKNTTLYFSVLLETKDLITALMNLLQTYEEFHLSTKQVQ is encoded by the coding sequence ATGGGAGATCCATATATTTTAATGTTAGTCGCTTTAGCTGTTTTAGCTATTGTAGATTTAGTAGTAGGAGTTAGTAATGATGCTGTAAACTTTTTAAACTCGGCAATTGGCTCTAAAGCAATATCAGTTAGAAACATAATGATAATTGCCAGTTTAGGTGTATTCTTTGGTGCAATTACTTCTAGTGGAATGATGGAAGTTGCACGTAAAGGGATTTTTAATCCTAGCATGTTTATGTTCCAAGACATCATGTTTATTTTTATGGCAGTTATGATTACAGATATTCTATTATTAGATATCTTTAATTCTTTAGGAATGCCAACCTCAACAACAGTTTCTATTGTTTTTGAATTGTTAGGAGCAGCAGTTTGTATTTCTTTAATAAAGATTTCTGCAAACGATTCTCAATCAATTTCAGATATTTGGAACTATATCAACCATAAAAAAGCGTTAGAAATTATCAATGGAATCTTACTTTCTGTTGTGGTAGCTTTCTCTGTTGGTGCGTTAGTACAATTTGTCTCTAGACTAATTTATTCTTTCAATTTTGAAAAAAGAGCAACTTACATTAATGCTTTATTTGGTGGTTTTGCAATAACTGCAATTACTTATTTCATCATTATAAAAGGAATGAAAGGAACACCTTTTTATGGAGATGTAAAACATTTAATTGAAGGAAATACAATAGGAATTATTGCTGGAAGCTTTGTTGCTTGGTCTTTAATTTCGCAACTTTTAATATCTGCTTTTAAAATTAATATTTTAAAATTAATTATTGGAGTTGGTACTTTTTCTTTAGCAATGGCTTTCTCTGGTAATGATTTGGTAAACTTTGTTGGTGTACCAATTGCAGCTTGGAATTCTTACCAAGCTTGGGAAGTTTCTGGAGTTGCTGCAGATGCCTTTTCTATGGGGATTTTAGCAAAGAAAGTACCATCTAATGTTTGGTTATTATTATTGGCTGGAGGTGTTATGGTTGTTACTTTATGGACTTCTAGTAAAGCACAAAATGTAATAAAAACGGGTATCGATTTATCTAGACAAGGTGAAGGACATGAAAAATTTCAACCTAATCCATTATCTAGAGTAGTTGTAAGAGCTGCAATGGCTATTAACACAGGAATTAGTTATATAGTACCTAAATCTACCTTAGAATTTATAGATTCTAAATTTCAAAAACCTGTTATAGAATTACCAAAAGATAAAACTTTTGAGTTGCCAGCTTTCGATTTAGTAAGAGCAGCTGTAAACCTTATTGTTGCAGGTATTTTAATATCTATTGCAACTTCTATGAAACTACCTTTATCTACAACTTATGTAACTTTTATGGTTGCAATGGGTACATCTTTAGCAGATAGAGCTTGGGGAAGAGAAAGTGCTGTTTACAGAGTTGCTGGTGTACTTAATGTAATTGGTGGTTGGTTTTTAACTGCAATTACAGCCTTTTTAGCAGCAGCTGTTGTAGCATATTTAATTAGCTGGAATGTAGTTATGATTCCTATTTTATTAGCAGTAGTTGCTTTATTAATTGGAAGAAATACTTTAATACATAGAAAGAACACTAAAGAAGTTAAAAAACAAGAATATATAGAAAGAGCAGAGTTAATTACTATTAATGGAGTAATTGAAGAAAGTGCAGATCATATTTCTGAAGTAATATCTCGTGTAAATAAATTATATACCAATGTTGTAAATGATTTAGCTAATCATGATTTAAACAAGTTACGTAAAACTGACAAACACGTTAAAAAATTAAACGATGAGATTGATGGTTTAAAAGATGGTGTTTTCTATTTTATTAAATCTTTAGATGACACTTCTGTTCAGGCAAGTAGATTTTATATTATGGTTTTAGGTTATTTACAAGATGTAGCACAATCTATTAGTTATATTTCTAGAGCAAGTTACAAACACGTAAATAATAATCATAAAAACTTAAAGAAAGGACAAATAAAAGATTTAAAAGAAATAGATATTCAGTTATCTACTTTATTAAATAAAGAAGCAGCTATTTTTGAAAATAGAGATCTAGATGATTTAAATGCACTTTTAATAGAGAAAAATCAATTATTAAAGAATGTATCTGCATCTATAGAAAAGCAAGTTGCTAGAATTAGAACAGATGAAACAAGTCCTAAAAACACTACATTATACTTTAGTGTGTTGTTAGAAACAAAAGATTTAATTACAGCTTTAATGAACTTGTTACAAACGTATGAAGAGTTTCATTTAAGTACAAAACAAGTACAATAA
- a CDS encoding porin encodes MKLSVLQKVVTLLCVCIFLTTNAQETNAPKFGKGLFNLVGKDSTFTMKVGLRFQTLATSRWDISNGLSNPETSMLIRRSRLKFDGFAFSPKLKYKIELGLSNRDQSGASKYTSNSPRYVMDAVLKWNFTGNFVLWFGQTKLPGNRERVISSANLQQVDRSLLNSRFNIDRDIGVQLRHKFNLTDTFLVKEIFSIAQGEGRNVTTGNIGGHQYTTRVELFPFGDFTSKGDYKGSDLKFEQNPKLSVGFAYDFNNNASRTRSNQGSYMLNDTGFFSTNISTLFIDAMYKHKGFSFMAEYANRTAGDALAKNSDGTLTGDEVQVGNGLNLQTGYLLSKTLEVSARYTNVTLDKNITGKGAENQYTLGLSKYIAGHKLKVQTDVSYTDIGFKTNQLLYRLQVDIHF; translated from the coding sequence ATGAAATTATCTGTGCTACAAAAAGTAGTAACTTTACTGTGTGTTTGTATTTTTTTAACTACAAACGCTCAAGAAACTAATGCACCAAAATTTGGAAAAGGTCTTTTTAATCTAGTTGGAAAAGACAGTACCTTTACTATGAAAGTTGGTTTACGTTTTCAAACGCTTGCTACTTCTAGATGGGATATTAGTAACGGACTTTCTAATCCAGAAACTTCTATGTTAATTAGAAGATCTCGTTTAAAGTTTGATGGTTTTGCATTTTCACCAAAATTAAAATATAAGATTGAATTGGGTTTATCTAACAGAGATCAATCTGGTGCATCAAAATACACAAGCAACTCTCCTAGATATGTAATGGATGCCGTTTTAAAATGGAATTTTACAGGAAACTTTGTTTTATGGTTTGGACAAACTAAATTACCAGGTAACAGAGAACGTGTTATTTCTTCAGCAAATTTACAGCAAGTAGATAGGTCTTTATTAAACAGTAGATTTAATATTGATAGAGATATTGGAGTACAATTAAGACATAAATTTAACCTTACTGATACTTTTTTAGTAAAAGAAATTTTTTCTATTGCACAAGGTGAAGGAAGAAATGTTACCACAGGAAATATTGGTGGACACCAATATACTACAAGAGTTGAGTTATTTCCTTTTGGAGATTTTACAAGCAAAGGAGATTATAAAGGAAGTGATTTAAAGTTTGAACAAAACCCAAAATTATCTGTTGGTTTTGCGTACGATTTTAATAACAATGCCTCTAGAACAAGAAGTAACCAAGGTTCTTATATGTTAAATGATACAGGTTTTTTCTCAACAAATATTTCAACTTTATTTATTGATGCTATGTATAAACATAAAGGTTTCTCTTTTATGGCAGAATATGCAAATAGAACTGCAGGAGATGCTTTAGCAAAAAACTCTGATGGAACTTTAACTGGAGATGAAGTACAAGTTGGTAATGGTTTAAATTTACAGACAGGATATTTACTTTCTAAAACATTAGAAGTTTCTGCACGCTACACAAATGTTACTTTAGATAAAAATATTACAGGAAAAGGTGCAGAAAATCAATATACTTTGGGATTATCTAAATATATTGCAGGACATAAGTTAAAAGTACAAACAGATGTAAGCTATACAGACATTGGTTTTAAAACAAATCAATTGTTATATAGACTTCAAGTTGATATACATTTTTAA
- a CDS encoding TonB-dependent receptor, translating to MKKFLFITFLALSQFIAAQNKGTLKGLLTDKETNNESLPFANVQIKGTTIGTTTDFDGNYILKVSAGNHIVVFSFLGYKTVEKSFSIKEGEIVTVNQLMSAEEGVSLDEIIVKSSSSKEKATALILAQKKSVSIKTTIGAQELSIKGVSDAEGAVTKTAGVSKGSKNVIVRGLGDRYNSTTLNGLPLPSEDPEYKNISLDFFDTSVIKNIGVNKVFTSEIYGDVGGANIDIVSKELIKKSLLNVGVSAGANTQTVSKEFLTINGTNRFGTQKAGIPVNDLTKYSFNNSWKPESQDFQLNNSLSFAAGKKYDINENTFSFFVVGGFDGSYNYVDGNIKQTTSSGDVYQDQDFKKYDYNVSQILMANLKYKFAEGHNIAYNHLFIHNNKQSVGDYLGFNNPEQDGDLEFQRRQQTNNNELYVNQFIANYKFSDRLNFEAKGSLNFIRGNEPDRRTNKYLFRDNFYSPQTSSAGENERYFSKLEENDYAAKGKFSYKLNKDEEDISVLEFGGDYRYTERLFSATIFNHDFSSRVAIDINNPDAVFNQSSIDNNIFELETGRGSASNTAAFVPFTYRGKRQVFAAFGNLVYQLGDNLIASVGGRFEKIQQRVTYNTNIAQSSLDGASNLDRTYVLPSFNVKYNFNENSIFRIAGSQSYTFPQFKETAPFKYQDVSFSSQGNPNLKPSDNYNFDAKYEYYMSSSELITLTGFYKYIQNPIARSEIPSGGNTLTYLNVGKDASVYGLEIEARKSVYKIEDKDLEIMAGLNTSILVSNVNLDKNSVAQFTNTTSNLEGATPFLMNADISINKKINDNTFISSIVFNYFSERVYSVGTRGFENVLEKGIPTLDLVSSYDFNKNFSVKLKATNLLNPDFQLARAGFNGGDNVVLRNYKKGVNLSLGFSYNF from the coding sequence ATGAAGAAATTTTTATTTATTACTTTTTTAGCTTTAAGTCAATTTATTGCTGCACAAAACAAAGGAACATTAAAAGGTTTGTTAACCGATAAAGAAACTAATAATGAGTCTTTACCGTTTGCAAATGTTCAAATTAAGGGAACAACAATTGGTACAACCACAGATTTTGATGGTAATTATATTTTAAAAGTTTCTGCAGGAAACCATATTGTGGTTTTTAGTTTTTTAGGATATAAAACTGTAGAGAAATCATTTTCTATAAAAGAAGGAGAAATTGTTACAGTAAACCAATTAATGTCTGCAGAAGAAGGTGTTTCTTTAGATGAGATTATAGTTAAATCTAGTTCAAGTAAAGAAAAAGCTACTGCCTTAATTTTAGCGCAAAAAAAATCGGTTTCTATTAAAACAACAATTGGTGCACAAGAATTATCTATAAAAGGTGTTTCTGATGCAGAAGGAGCTGTAACAAAAACTGCAGGTGTTTCTAAAGGATCTAAAAATGTTATTGTAAGAGGTTTGGGAGATAGATATAATTCTACAACTTTAAATGGTTTGCCATTACCTTCTGAAGATCCAGAGTATAAAAATATCTCTTTAGATTTTTTTGATACAAGTGTTATTAAAAATATAGGGGTAAATAAAGTATTTACATCAGAAATTTATGGTGATGTTGGTGGTGCAAATATTGATATTGTTTCGAAAGAATTAATAAAGAAAAGTTTATTAAACGTTGGTGTTTCTGCTGGTGCAAATACACAAACGGTTTCTAAAGAATTCTTAACAATAAATGGTACCAATAGATTTGGAACTCAAAAAGCAGGTATTCCTGTTAATGATTTAACAAAATACTCTTTTAATAATTCTTGGAAACCAGAAAGTCAAGATTTTCAATTAAACAATAGTTTATCTTTTGCTGCGGGTAAAAAATATGATATTAATGAAAACACATTCAGCTTTTTTGTAGTTGGTGGTTTTGACGGAAGTTATAATTATGTAGATGGTAATATAAAACAAACTACAAGTTCTGGAGATGTTTATCAAGATCAAGATTTTAAAAAGTACGATTATAATGTGTCGCAAATTTTAATGGCAAATTTAAAATACAAGTTTGCAGAAGGACATAATATTGCTTACAATCATTTATTTATTCATAATAACAAACAATCTGTTGGAGATTATTTAGGATTTAATAATCCTGAACAAGATGGAGATTTAGAGTTTCAAAGAAGACAACAAACCAATAATAATGAGTTGTATGTAAATCAATTTATTGCAAACTATAAATTTTCCGATAGATTAAATTTTGAAGCAAAAGGTTCTTTAAATTTTATTAGAGGAAATGAGCCAGACAGAAGAACAAATAAATATTTATTTAGAGATAATTTTTATAGCCCACAAACAAGTTCTGCAGGAGAAAATGAGCGTTATTTTTCTAAATTAGAAGAAAACGATTATGCTGCAAAAGGGAAATTTTCTTACAAATTAAATAAAGACGAAGAAGATATTAGTGTTTTGGAATTTGGAGGAGATTATAGATATACAGAACGTTTGTTTTCTGCAACTATTTTTAATCACGATTTTTCTAGTAGAGTTGCTATAGACATCAATAACCCAGATGCTGTTTTTAATCAATCATCTATAGATAACAATATTTTTGAGCTTGAAACAGGTAGGGGTAGTGCAAGTAATACTGCTGCTTTTGTACCATTTACATACAGAGGTAAAAGACAAGTGTTTGCCGCTTTTGGTAATTTGGTGTATCAATTAGGAGATAATTTAATAGCTTCAGTTGGTGGTAGATTCGAGAAAATTCAACAAAGAGTTACCTACAATACAAATATTGCACAATCTTCTTTAGACGGCGCTTCTAATTTAGATAGAACATATGTTTTACCAAGTTTTAATGTAAAATATAACTTTAATGAAAACAGTATTTTTAGAATTGCAGGAAGCCAAAGTTATACGTTTCCACAGTTTAAAGAAACGGCACCTTTTAAATACCAAGATGTAAGTTTTTCATCTCAAGGAAATCCAAATTTAAAACCTTCAGACAATTATAATTTTGATGCTAAATATGAGTATTATATGTCATCATCAGAATTAATAACATTAACAGGTTTTTATAAATACATTCAAAATCCAATTGCTAGAAGTGAAATTCCTTCAGGAGGAAATACATTAACATATTTAAATGTTGGTAAAGATGCAAGTGTCTATGGTTTAGAAATTGAAGCTAGAAAAAGCGTCTATAAAATTGAAGACAAAGATTTAGAAATAATGGCAGGTTTAAATACTTCGATTTTAGTTTCTAATGTTAATTTAGATAAAAACTCGGTAGCCCAATTTACAAATACTACAAGTAATTTAGAAGGAGCTACACCTTTTTTAATGAATGCAGATATTTCTATCAACAAAAAAATTAATGATAATACTTTTATATCATCAATAGTATTTAACTATTTCAGTGAAAGAGTTTATTCTGTTGGTACAAGAGGTTTCGAGAATGTTTTAGAAAAAGGTATACCAACTTTAGATTTGGTTTCTTCTTATGATTTCAACAAAAATTTTAGTGTAAAGTTAAAAGCAACCAATTTGTTAAATCCAGATTTTCAATTAGCAAGAGCTGGTTTTAATGGAGGAGACAATGTTGTGTTAAGAAATTATAAAAAAGGTGTTAATCTAAGTTTAGGATTTTCTTATAATTTCTAA
- the uvrC gene encoding excinuclease ABC subunit UvrC, giving the protein MSASLELQIQTLPNTPGVYQYFDKNDVIIYVGKAKNLKKRVSSYFNKNHENGKTRVLVKKIAHIKHIVVETETDALLLENNLIKKYKPRYNILLKDDKSYPWLCIKKERFPRLFMTRRVIKDGSEYFGPYTSVRTVRVLLDLIKELYPLRTCKYDLSQQNINEGKYKVCLEYHLKNCKGACEGLETEANYNDSIKEIRNIIKGNFKESLEKFNKMMMIAAEKMEFEEAQKIKEKLNLLSNYQAKSTIINPSINNVDVFSIISDETHGYANFLKISNGSIIQSHTTEIKKKLDETDKELLELFIVEIRQRFNSQSPEIYVPFKVNLGETVKVTIPKLGDKKRIVELSERNAKYYRQEQFKQIKIVDPDRHVKRIMAQMKKDLRLKEEPRHIECFDNSNIQGTNPVAACVVFKDGKPSKKDYRHYNIKTVVGPDDFGSMEEVVYRRYKRLLAEDEPLPQLIIVDGGKGQLSSALKSLDILGLRGKIAIIGIAKRLEEIYYPDDPIPLYLDKKSETLKITQYLRNEAHRFGITFHRNKRSKSAIKSELEQIPDVGAQTITSLLRKFKSAKRVKEASLEDLKNEIGHSRATKVYNFYHKK; this is encoded by the coding sequence TTTTAGTTAAAAAAATAGCACACATTAAACATATTGTTGTAGAAACTGAAACGGATGCTTTATTGCTAGAAAATAATCTTATAAAAAAATACAAACCTCGCTATAATATTTTATTAAAAGACGATAAAAGTTACCCTTGGCTTTGTATAAAAAAAGAACGTTTTCCAAGACTTTTTATGACACGTAGAGTTATTAAAGATGGCTCTGAATATTTTGGTCCATATACATCTGTAAGAACAGTTAGGGTTTTATTAGATTTAATAAAAGAATTGTATCCGTTAAGAACTTGTAAATATGATTTGAGTCAGCAAAATATAAACGAAGGCAAATATAAAGTCTGTTTAGAATATCATCTAAAAAACTGTAAAGGTGCTTGTGAAGGGTTAGAAACAGAAGCTAATTACAACGATTCTATTAAAGAAATTAGGAATATCATTAAAGGGAACTTTAAAGAAAGTCTAGAGAAGTTTAATAAAATGATGATGATTGCTGCTGAAAAAATGGAGTTTGAAGAAGCACAAAAAATTAAAGAAAAACTAAATTTATTAAGCAATTACCAAGCAAAATCTACTATTATAAATCCATCTATAAATAATGTAGATGTATTTTCTATTATTTCTGATGAAACCCATGGTTATGCAAACTTTTTAAAGATTTCTAACGGTTCTATTATTCAATCTCATACCACAGAAATTAAGAAAAAATTAGACGAAACAGATAAAGAATTATTAGAATTATTTATAGTTGAAATAAGACAACGTTTCAACTCTCAATCACCAGAAATTTATGTGCCTTTTAAAGTTAATTTAGGAGAAACTGTAAAAGTTACAATCCCTAAATTAGGCGATAAAAAAAGAATTGTAGAATTATCTGAAAGGAATGCAAAATACTACAGACAAGAACAATTTAAGCAAATTAAAATTGTAGATCCAGATAGACATGTAAAAAGAATTATGGCGCAAATGAAAAAAGATTTGCGTTTAAAAGAAGAGCCAAGACATATAGAATGTTTCGATAATTCTAATATTCAAGGAACAAACCCAGTTGCAGCTTGTGTAGTTTTTAAAGATGGAAAACCAAGTAAAAAAGACTACAGACATTATAATATTAAAACGGTTGTGGGTCCAGATGATTTTGGTTCTATGGAAGAGGTTGTTTATAGAAGATACAAGCGTTTGCTGGCTGAAGATGAACCTTTACCACAATTAATTATTGTAGATGGTGGAAAAGGACAATTATCATCTGCCTTAAAAAGTTTAGATATTTTAGGTTTAAGAGGTAAGATTGCCATTATTGGTATTGCCAAAAGATTAGAAGAAATTTATTATCCAGATGATCCAATACCATTATATTTAGATAAAAAATCTGAAACTCTAAAAATTACACAGTATTTAAGAAACGAAGCACATAGATTTGGTATTACATTTCATAGAAATAAAAGAAGTAAAAGTGCTATAAAATCTGAATTAGAACAAATACCAGATGTTGGTGCACAAACAATTACCTCTTTATTACGTAAATTTAAATCGGCTAAACGTGTTAAAGAAGCTTCTTTAGAAGACCTAAAAAATGAAATTGGGCATTCAAGAGCCACGAAAGTGTATAACTTTTACCACAAAAAATAA